tcttaaaatattacaTACATACTATATTATAAATTGTGTTTCACAAAAATTTCAAACTTGAAAAAGTAGATGAAAATCAAAAGCTTATACAtatgaaagaaatatttttcCCTATTTGCGCATTAATTTTCCAAAGTTTTTATTCATTTGAATGTGACTCGACCACTAAATACCAAACCACATCAAAAAAACAAACGAAAAATATAAGCAATCAAAAATAGAAGAGACAAAAGTATTCAAGAAAAATTAAGTCACGTTACAAAATTATATCTCTTGTTAACAAATAGAAAGACGTAATCTAAGAGCACGGAAGgatcaaagaaaataagtttttgaTAACAACAGGAATACCAAACAAATACTATTGAGTTTATTAAGTAAACTACTTGTAGATATGCTACCTTGATACTTGGGGAGAGATCAATGTAGCTTGCACTTTGCAAAATTTCTGAGGTATGACCATAATACTTTATATGGTTGTGTACGGTGAATTCAAGTATGAAATTATAAGAGGAAAACTtacaaatattaaaataagaGAATAAATTATTGATATCGAAACGGGTTCATTCATCAGGATAAAACCTctaaaattgctttaaaaaataaattttttatttttcgaagAAATAAAATTATAACTAAATTGCTTTAAACTGCCGTAAACCAAGTCCCTAAGCTAAATATTCAATAGTATTGTTCTATAATATATAAATGGTTATTAACTTTGCTTGATGGTCTTGGAGGTAATTATAAATGCATAATGCACTTCAAAGCATCTAAGATTTGCATTTTAAAGTTTCTTTATCATATTTATGTTTTACGCTAACTACTCTTCAAATATACACAACATTAAGAGTCTTAggggaaaataatatttttatgtgGTAAACccttgatttaaataaaaattgaTTCACAAATTTATAGTGACAATCATATCTCAAATTAATGTTGTACGTCCATACACACAAGGAAAGGAgttcaaatataattaaagaaaaataattttagttcaaataaggaaagatttaataagtattaaaattttagttgatttcaaagtaCTAAATttcaggaaaataattaaatgataacaTTAATTACTCAAAGTGCTaattattaggaaaataattaaatgcatATTCATACATaatagaaaattaattaaatgactattttacctaGTGTGAACTCtacttttaaagggtaaaaaaggcgaacgacattttgtTAAGGGCATTTgcgcttttaatataatataatataatatatatataagtttaatattaaatattataattTGACAAAAACTGACGGACTTCGGTCAATATTGTAATTAAAtcaattatataaataatttaaaaatcaaTTACGGAATTGGACCAAATTTGGCCCCAAATCAGCGGCCCAAACGCGCCAAAATTTCCCCTCATTTCCCCCCTTATTATTTCcccttctcttctctttctcctCCCTTTCCCCACTCCCACAGACCAGCCATCGGCCGCCGTGTTCCGCTACCGAAAATCGCCCACAGGCGGCGGCCGTCGTCCAAACCACCCCAAAATTTCACCCTTTCTTCCTCTCAACCTCCTTTCCATGAATCCAAACCCCAAATCCTTTAAATCCCTCTCAATCCCCGTAAATCTATGCCTAACCGAAACCCTAGGCGCCGCTCACCACCCCAAACTCCAAAATTTTTACACCACCGGTCTCCTCTCACTCTCCTCTTCTCCGTTCCATGCCCCAAAACCTTCAAAACCCctccaaaatccgaccacaattcCGCCGAATTCCGGCCAGCTACCTCCTGCCGTTACTGAGCCTCTTTTCTAGCATGAACACGACCTCGTGGCCTCTCTTTCTCTTTGCCACAGTGCTGGAATCAACTTTGTTTTGCCAAAGtttgtattttttggcatttGACATCGAGAAAAAGAGGTGTGGAGATCGATTCGCCGTCTAGTCGTGTTGTACTACTGGTTTGAAGCCCGAGCGTTTAGGTAAAATCCAAATCCCTTGTTCATCAATTTTAGTCTTTCTTTGTTGACTGATTTTGAGATTGtttttatttgtttagtttaagttctgttttttttcttcttcttaattaGTGATTTTAGTCGTCGTTTGTTGATTTTGAATTATtatgttgtccgttcttttagtTCTTTGTTTCGATCGGTTATCTCATATTTTCTGCTAGTGGTTTGAAATTAGTTATAGATTCAAGTTTGTAAACTTCAAGTATAGTTTCTGTTAGTTCATGTTTAGCTCGTCCTGATAATTAACTAAAGTTTCAGCTTTTCGGCATAATCACTTGTCAATTTGGTTACTCGTTTGTTTGAGTTGGCGTTATTAGTTAGTCGTTTGTAGTTGTGAATCAGTGATGTTAGTCTTCTCTCGGTGATTCTTAGTTTAGTCGTCTATATGTTCGAGTTAGCCATATTATTTCGTCCCTCGCTACTGATTCTGTCAACTTCGAGTAGTCGCTTTATCGGTTTAGACTCGAGTATATTAGTTTGAATTATTATTAGTTCAGGTTATTCAGATTGTGTTTTAGATTCAATTAGTTGATTAACATGTTATTTATATTGTCGTCGTCTTTGATAAGAATCCTCTGTTTCGTTTAGTGTTAGTAACTGTTAGTTATTTGATTCAATTAACTGCTAGATTGTGCTTTAGATTCAATTAGTTTATTAACATGTTGCTTATATTGTTGTTGACATAAGAATTATCTGCTTGTTTATTGGCATAAGAATTATCTGCTTGTTTTCTTTGTGGTGGCTCATGCATTCTTCTATGAGCTCTTGTCCATGTACCCTTAGTCCAGAAAATAAGTATGTAGTTTCTATTTTGTGCAAAGATTAATCTGGTAACTGCGATAGGGCTTTGTTTCAGTTTATTTGTGAGTTAGTCCCATATCATGGGTTCGAACCTTTCTGCCACACACAAAGCCTGGTGTGGCAAAGGAGAATGTCGGGCCTGTACTCTGCTGGAGTTATAGTCTTGCTATAAttccaaagaaaaaagaaaaggaggttGACAACTATCTTTTTATTGAGGAAGCACACCCTTATTGGCGTTTACCATATGAAATCTACTCTCTTTGCTGGTTGCTGATGCATTCGTTTAAATCCTGGGCTATCTTAATTCCTCTGATTCAAGGTCAAAAGTTATAGTTTGTTTCTGCTTTTTGTGAAGGGTTAACATCAAGCTGAATAGAACATTACATTTTGTCACATTGtccattttaagaatttaagttgATGAATTACTTGCAGTTAATTCACAGTTCATTCTCTTTTGTTCATTACTCATGGTTGTGATCTTTGGATCGGTAGTATCATACCAGTCTTCTGTAATTATATGCTCATATCTCTTTAATTAAAGTTTCAGCTTTTCGGCATAATCACTTGTCAATTTTGGTTGTTATAGGCTCTAATTGGTAGtattttgttattgaacatttgtatagttgttgttgtggttggcgTTGTTGTTATTAgcgttgttgttgtggttgtggttgttattagcgttgttggttaattgttgttgttggttaactgttgttgttgttgttggttaattatggttgaatggcagcaatgtaatgctgccattataggatggatattggttgtaaTTGGCAGGTGGTGTCGgaaatctcatttttttttccagaaattcaaaatttccgaccgaagttggtcggaaattttgaatttaaataaattaacaatttattacaatttacaaataattatatatttaaataaaattattatatatttaaaattccgaccgatttcggttagtattttgaaaattaaataaaaaaaaatttaattaataccGACTGATTTTCGGTCGGTAAATGCAGTTTGACTGTCAGTCAACGCATTGAATAAACCGACCGTTTTCGGTTggaaatttccgaccgatttcggttgaAACTCCTTAGTGACCATAATTTTTCCGACTAATTAAAAGCGGTCGGAAATCGGTCGCTTTTTCTCCATTTCCGACCGATTTTGGTCGGTTTTCCTGGACGAAATTAGCCTAGTGACTGTTAGTTATTGTGTCTGAGTTCGACTCTTCCAACAAGATTAAGTAGATATATGTAAGAATATTACTTGTACTCTAATTTCTAGCACTGTATAAAGATGAACAACAACCCATAAAGGGTGTGTGTTGGTTTCATATGGGTAAAGACATGGATTTAACCATGAGATTATTGGATAATCTCAACCTTTTCATTTTGGGACAACTACTCAAAAACAAGATTCATGAATTCCTTCACATTAAAAGGCAATTGCAGGGATCCATTCATGTTCAGATCCTTGCCATTCCATTTCAGAGTTGTTACAgcataaaaaaggaaaatattatattgtattattgaaaaatgtttgCCTAGTGAAGTTATAGAGAAATATTAACACCACattcctaataaaagaaaaatattttatcaatAATATACTACAATTCCTCTTCAAGTGATAATAACTTATAGAGAAGAAAAGATAGGGAGGCCGGGTAGAGTATAACCAGCATCAACAATAAAGATATTGCCAGATACATAGTTGGAAGAGTCATGGACCAAATATCTCACTAGTGAAGTTAATGCTGGATCTGTGGTTCCAAAAGTTTTCAGTGGAACAGTTCTTGTTGCTACATTCTTTAGCCAATCTTGTTCTACTAGTTTCTCAGTAATCTCCGATTTGAAAAGCCCTGGAGCTATTGCATTCACTCTAATGTTGTGTTCTCCCAATTCTAATGCCATTATCTGCAAACGTACAGATATATCAAAATGTCAATTTAGAGATTTCCGAAGATGGGAAAGCAAGAAATGTTAGTCTAAGAAAACagatatttttaagaaataaattAGAAGCGACGAAAGTTATAATTCATACAAAGTTAGCACTATTTCAACTTTCTCTTTTCATAAAATTTAAAGGAGtaggggtgtgtttggtatgacgaaCATCAttttatggaaaatatttttttaacgaAATGCCTTCTGGTTGGAGagttgaaaatattttctacatAAAGAATCATTTATTAAAGTTCGATAATAATATAGCAAATaagtgtttgattaaaaattgtGTATTCAAAATTGATTATATTATTATCGAACTTTAATAAATGATTCTTTATGTAGAAAACTTGGGATAATTGTCAAGGAGAATAACTTCCGATGGAAAATGATGGAAGTCATTTTTCCCGTTCGATGGAAACTATTTTTCCTGAAAGACATTTTATAACAATCAAACACCAGAAAATAACTTCATATCAAAAGCaccttagtttttatcatttggAACTTTTTTCCTTGGGTAAGATAAGTTTCAACATTAGGTTATAACCTTTGTCATGGAATCCATGGCAGCCTTGGAGGAGCTATAGGCAATTCCCCCACGCATTAAAGCTCTATTTAAACCAGAAATAGATGAAATATTAATAATGGAGCCTCCCCTTTTTGCAGCTTTCATATGTCTTCCAACATACTTGGAAACTAGCCAAGATCCTGTCAAATTTGTTTGTAAAGTATTGCGCCACTCTTCCTCAGAAAGATCTACTGCTGATTTTATTCCACCTATAAACACAAAAGTAGATTCAGATTATGGAGCTAAAGCAGCCTACCAAATTCAATAATTCTCTTTGGGATGAATAGGTTATCTAAAAGTTCAAAAAAGAAAACCATAAACTCTTAAGTAATTACTCCAAATAATTCTCCTAGTAAAAGTTCACTCGTCAATTCTCTATTTTAAGATGGGATGAACCGATGAAGTATTGCATTTTCTCCTCAAGTGTGGACAGGGCGGAGCTAGCTTGTGGTTCAATTGAATTTCTTTTGCCAGAAAATTATACTCTgaaaatagtgcaaaaataagttttttttttaattatgtatAAACTTTTTAATCCACTTTGGCGTAAGGGGAGATTTTATTTTAATGGCCGAGGAGTTCAAAGATTGTTTTAGGTTACAGTTTTTTTTTTAAGTAAATAGGTTACAGGTTGAAATCTCATATGtgaccttttcttttattattattattgtatgaATTTCTAGCTCCACTACAAGTGTCAAATATGAGTATTTTATGAGTATCATGCAGAATTACTTATCTGAAGTTTACAACCTTAGTACTTTACCAATAAAGTTGACTATAGGAACTGACCTTACCATAGCActttttc
This DNA window, taken from Nicotiana tabacum cultivar K326 chromosome 15, ASM71507v2, whole genome shotgun sequence, encodes the following:
- the LOC107792145 gene encoding uncharacterized protein LOC107792145 — encoded protein: MTTHKKSNMADHLEPWRQLQGKVVFVTGASAGLGREFCLDLARAGCSVVAAARRVDRLESLCHEINTMASSNTQLVRAVVIELDVTADGPTIEASVKKAWDAFGYIDALINNAGVRGGIKSAVDLSEEEWRNTLQTNLTGSWLVSKYVGRHMKAAKRGGSIINISSISGLNRALMRGGIAYSSSKAAMDSMTKIMALELGEHNIRVNAIAPGLFKSEITEKLVEQDWLKNVATRTVPLKTFGTTDPALTSLVRYLVHDSSNYVSGNIFIVDAGYTLPGLPIFSSL